One stretch of Eupeodes corollae chromosome 2, idEupCoro1.1, whole genome shotgun sequence DNA includes these proteins:
- the LOC129948000 gene encoding uncharacterized protein LOC129948000 isoform X1 — protein sequence MTVENYHLKWDSHLTHLNTAISTLFRNERFADVLLYSSNPEPGIQKMGISAHKFILSSSSQFFATIFDSTLPSTSSTGILHIVLPPDLTQRTIQILVQYMYSGEATVPNEVLSEVLRGGELLKIRGLCRAAPPNSSSEVNSCDYSKSNHGEINTSRFANELRGLGASVLPEESPVIVKSPKPPHIGLLRVVNSNSLGGRISVNKDVAIDPEPVVDGNYSYPPEINAQCPPSVRVSCRESGCSGCAESSEIDSPMELAPAPKLTMRTDLHHNNHSMEEKSAVAHSQPFRRISLPIDPLSTPEEPMNCCHIKEEPTDSWHDPSGGGDVSPSSAGLPKIVLKLKNPRSGIPAPIKLEAPTSGEEDLSQPPLDSMDHMPYTRLVCDVCKTSFDEPKSWVRHMESHMEKPEPDKDSDNSSSAFNQSSSTSKSVYVPKKRRRMSPHQVSGDHVTLICDLCTMSFTTPAEWVRHTNTQHTESELALFNNQRNVVPQKSSSETEVVRYSRRHHHTGGLFKA from the exons atgACAGTTGAAAACTATCACCTGAAATGGGATTCCCATTTAACACACTTAAACACGGCCATATCAACTTTATTCAG aaatgaACGATTTGCCGATGTCCTTCTATACAGCAGCAACCCAGAACCTGGTATTCAAAAAATGGGTATTTCAGCGCACAAATTTATCCTCAGCTCTTCTAGCCAG TTCTTCGCTACAATTTTTGACTCGACTCTACCATCGACTTCGTCTACTGGAATATTACATATTGTTCTTCCACCAGACCTAACACAACGCACCATTCAAATTTTAGTTCAGTATATGTACAGTGGGGAAGCAACTGTCCCAAATGAAGTCCTAAGTGAAGTTCTTCGTGGTGGAGAATTATTGAAAATCCGTGGATTGTGTCGTGCTGCTCCTCCCAATAGCAGCTCTGAGGTTAATAGCTGCGATTATTCCAAATCAAATCATGGAGAAATCAATACATCACGTTTTGCCAACGAACTTAGAGGTTTAGGTGCATCTGTGCTTCCAGAAGAAAGTCCAGTTATAGTTAAGTCGCCAAAACCACCGCATATAGGTCTCCTTCGAGTTGTTAATTCGAATTCTCTGGGCGGACGAATATCAGTGAACAAAGATGTTGCCATCGATCCAGAACCCGTCGTCGATGGAAATTATTCATATCCACCTGAAATAAATGCACAGTGTCCACCGAGTGTACGTGTTTCGTGCAGAGAAAGTGGCTGTTCTGGATGTGCTGAATCCTCAGAAATAGACAGCCCCATGGAACTAGCTCCAGCACCAAAACTAACAATGCGAACGGATCTACATCACAATAACCATTCCATGGAAGAAAAGTCAGCAGTTGCACATAGTCAACCCTTTCGTCGAATAAGTTTACCCATTGACCCGTTGTCAACCCCAGAGGAACCCATGAACTGCTGTCATATTAAAGAGGAACCAACCGATTCATGGCATGATCCGTCGGGTGGAGGTGATGTGTCCCCATCGTCGGCGGGCCTTCCGAAAATTGTCCTCAAACTAAAAAATCCACGCTCGGGGATTCCAGCACCGATAAAACTCGAGGCTCCAACAAGCGGCGAAGAAGACCTCAGTCAACCGCCATTGGACAGCATGGATCACATGCCCTATACGCGGTTAGTGTGTGATGTTTGTAAGACCTCATTTGACGAGCCCAAGTCGTGGGTGCGACACATGGAAAGCCACATGGAGAAGCCCGAACCGGACAAGGATTCTGACAATTCTTCCAGTGCATTCAATCAATCGTCTTCCACTTCCAAGTCGGTGTATGTGCCAAAGAAACGAAGACGAATGTCG CCTCATCAAGTATCAGGGGATCATGTAACACTCATCTGCGACCTATGCACAAt GTCTTTTACGACACCGGCTGAATGGGTACGCCACACAAATACTCAGCACACAGAATCAGAATTAGCCTTATTCAATAACCAGCGCAACGTAGTCCCACAAAAGTCATCATCCGAAACAGAAGTAGTGAGGTACAGTCGACGACACCATCATACGGGTGGGCTTTTCAAAGCGTGA
- the LOC129948000 gene encoding uncharacterized protein LOC129948000 isoform X2: MTVENYHLKWDSHLTHLNTAISTLFRNERFADVLLYSSNPEPGIQKMGISAHKFILSSSSQFFATIFDSTLPSTSSTGILHIVLPPDLTQRTIQILVQYMYSGEATVPNEVLSEVLRGGELLKIRGLCRAAPPNSSSEVNSCDYSKSNHGEINTSRFANELRGLGASVLPEESPVIVKSPKPPHIGLLRVVNSNSLGGRISVNKDVAIDPEPVVDGNYSYPPEINAQCPPSVRVSCRESGCSGCAESSEIDSPMELAPAPKLTMRTDLHHNNHSMEEKSAVAHSQPFRRISLPIDPLSTPEEPMNCCHIKEEPTDSWHDPSGGGDVSPSSAGLPKIVLKLKNPRSGIPAPIKLEAPTSGEEDLSQPPLDSMDHMPYTRLVCDVCKTSFDEPKSWVRHMESHMEKPEPDKDSDNSSSAFNQSSSTSKSVYVPKKRRRMSVFYDTG, translated from the exons atgACAGTTGAAAACTATCACCTGAAATGGGATTCCCATTTAACACACTTAAACACGGCCATATCAACTTTATTCAG aaatgaACGATTTGCCGATGTCCTTCTATACAGCAGCAACCCAGAACCTGGTATTCAAAAAATGGGTATTTCAGCGCACAAATTTATCCTCAGCTCTTCTAGCCAG TTCTTCGCTACAATTTTTGACTCGACTCTACCATCGACTTCGTCTACTGGAATATTACATATTGTTCTTCCACCAGACCTAACACAACGCACCATTCAAATTTTAGTTCAGTATATGTACAGTGGGGAAGCAACTGTCCCAAATGAAGTCCTAAGTGAAGTTCTTCGTGGTGGAGAATTATTGAAAATCCGTGGATTGTGTCGTGCTGCTCCTCCCAATAGCAGCTCTGAGGTTAATAGCTGCGATTATTCCAAATCAAATCATGGAGAAATCAATACATCACGTTTTGCCAACGAACTTAGAGGTTTAGGTGCATCTGTGCTTCCAGAAGAAAGTCCAGTTATAGTTAAGTCGCCAAAACCACCGCATATAGGTCTCCTTCGAGTTGTTAATTCGAATTCTCTGGGCGGACGAATATCAGTGAACAAAGATGTTGCCATCGATCCAGAACCCGTCGTCGATGGAAATTATTCATATCCACCTGAAATAAATGCACAGTGTCCACCGAGTGTACGTGTTTCGTGCAGAGAAAGTGGCTGTTCTGGATGTGCTGAATCCTCAGAAATAGACAGCCCCATGGAACTAGCTCCAGCACCAAAACTAACAATGCGAACGGATCTACATCACAATAACCATTCCATGGAAGAAAAGTCAGCAGTTGCACATAGTCAACCCTTTCGTCGAATAAGTTTACCCATTGACCCGTTGTCAACCCCAGAGGAACCCATGAACTGCTGTCATATTAAAGAGGAACCAACCGATTCATGGCATGATCCGTCGGGTGGAGGTGATGTGTCCCCATCGTCGGCGGGCCTTCCGAAAATTGTCCTCAAACTAAAAAATCCACGCTCGGGGATTCCAGCACCGATAAAACTCGAGGCTCCAACAAGCGGCGAAGAAGACCTCAGTCAACCGCCATTGGACAGCATGGATCACATGCCCTATACGCGGTTAGTGTGTGATGTTTGTAAGACCTCATTTGACGAGCCCAAGTCGTGGGTGCGACACATGGAAAGCCACATGGAGAAGCCCGAACCGGACAAGGATTCTGACAATTCTTCCAGTGCATTCAATCAATCGTCTTCCACTTCCAAGTCGGTGTATGTGCCAAAGAAACGAAGACGAATGTCG GTCTTTTACGACACCGGCTGA